The Sminthopsis crassicaudata isolate SCR6 chromosome 5, ASM4859323v1, whole genome shotgun sequence genome contains the following window.
CCTCCTGTCTCCACAGCGTTCTGATGCGCACCGAGGACGTGGACCTGTCCTTCTCCAACCTGTCTGTCACCAACAGTCTCTTCAAGGGCTCCAGGAGGGGAGTGCTGTACCTCACTCAGTACCGGGTAACGGGAGCCTCGGGTCAGGAGCTGGGGCGGGAGGCGGGGGGGCCCACACGGGGGTCTCTCTGGTGCTTGAGAAGCTGCaggcccattttgcagatggggccTTGGGGGCAGAGCCAGGAAGAGGCCAGGTCCAAGTCTCCCCTCTGACCCTCGGGCCCCCTGCAGGGGGCCGGGCCTTGGAGGGGGGAGCCACCCGCCCACGGAGGCATGCGCATGCGCCAGCGGTCCCCCCCTGAGCTGCCGTTCCTCCGAGCCCCCGGGTCCCCTGCAAGGAGGGCTGACCTTGCgtcccttccttccccctgccCCTCGCCTGACCCCTAGGTGATCTTTGTTTCCTCGCGCCCCGGCAAGGACACGCTCAAGTCCTTCATGATGCCCTTCAATCTCATGAAGGACTATTCGATAGAGCAGCCCACCTTTGGCGCCAACTACATAAAAGGGATCATCTCTGCCGCACCCAATGGTGTGTACCACCCTCAGCCCCAGTGGGGCAGCCCCAGCCCCCGGGGCCCCCTCCCGTGCCCCCCTCCCCGCGCCCCCTGGGTGCATCCCCAGCCCTCCCCCGGGTGCCCAGGCTGCCCAGCCCCTCAGGTGTGGGCTCCTTCTCCCCTCAGGGGGCTGGGAAGGACAGGCCAACTTCAGAATGACCTTCCGGAGCGGAGGGGCCATGGAGTTTGGCCGGCTGATGATGAGATGCGCCTCCAACGGTGAGTGACCAGGCCGGTCTGGAGACTCTGGATACGCCCTTGGGGGCGGGCCGGGGGCCAGGGCCCCTTGAGCTGAGCGCCCCATTGTTTTGCCTTTCAGCCTCGCGAGGACTCCCACCTCCAGTGCCCTTCTTTGGCTTCAGCCCCCACAGTGCCCTGATGATCACTATGTACCCCCGACCGATCCAGTCGGCCCCCACCCAGGTCATCTACATGATACCAGCCAACTCAACCTACGTGCCGTCCTCAGGTCAGGCTCTGGGCGGGAAGCCCCTCACCCACTCCGGGCCCCCCCAGTCTGCCAGTCCCGTCTGGCCCCTTCCAGAGGGGGCGGGGCTTTGGAGAAGGATTCAGGCCTCCTCAAGCGTCCTTCGAGTTCGATGATGGCGGCCGGCCAGGCCGGGTTCATTCTGGGCCCCCCACACCACAGACGCCACGTCCAAAACCGAGCTCCTCCTGCCCCCGTGGCCTCCGGGCTACAGACGGGCCCTCC
Protein-coding sequences here:
- the WBP2NL gene encoding postacrosomal sheath WW domain-binding protein produces the protein MAVNQHHTEDSQNAVIIPHGESVLMRTEDVDLSFSNLSVTNSLFKGSRRGVLYLTQYRVIFVSSRPGKDTLKSFMMPFNLMKDYSIEQPTFGANYIKGIISAAPNGGWEGQANFRMTFRSGGAMEFGRLMMRCASNASRGLPPPVPFFGFSPHSALMITMYPRPIQSAPTQVIYMIPANSTYVPSSGYQFPSTSAPGYGPPPPGYGLPPPGYGPLPIRYGPPPPGYGPPPPGYGPPPPGYGPPPPGYGPPPPGYGPPPPGYRPPLPGFIGPPIPPPGYGPPPPVYRPALPPSATITEISDSQAPEGQSEPPKKEENTKETKK